From Neobacillus sp. PS2-9, the proteins below share one genomic window:
- a CDS encoding histidinol phosphate phosphatase domain-containing protein produces the protein MLIDYHVHLEEGPYSFKWLARTAKALEAFQESPFSSIGSRGRLIEQINSLQERLSKGCYSEEWLHLYLRKAKQLGIKEVGIVDHLYRFREAADYFSKRMNLDQNDTIGSLQNYWLSKVMNEEMEHFVEVIVNAKKIWEKEGVHLKLGLEADYFPGGEEELSKLLGDYPWDFVIGSVHFVNGWGFDNPETIHIFNEWDTLTLYAHFYGTVEKMIRSGLFDFVAHLDNLKVFNVRAENESFTQTWQERIAQALIDTDTATEINAGLYYRYPVKEMCPGPDFLSILVNKNVSFTLSSDAHFPDDLGNYVAENAGVLREMGVKGVATFEKRKRMIKPL, from the coding sequence ATGCTCATAGATTACCATGTTCATTTAGAGGAAGGACCCTATTCTTTTAAATGGCTGGCCCGGACAGCAAAGGCATTAGAAGCATTTCAGGAATCCCCCTTTTCATCTATTGGTTCTAGAGGAAGACTTATAGAGCAAATAAATTCTTTACAAGAGCGTTTGTCAAAGGGTTGTTATAGTGAAGAATGGTTACATTTATATTTACGTAAAGCAAAACAGTTGGGGATAAAAGAGGTTGGAATTGTCGATCATCTTTATAGATTTCGTGAAGCAGCTGATTATTTTTCCAAAAGAATGAATCTTGATCAGAATGACACCATTGGATCATTACAGAATTACTGGCTATCGAAAGTGATGAATGAAGAAATGGAGCATTTTGTCGAAGTAATAGTTAATGCAAAAAAAATATGGGAAAAAGAAGGTGTTCATTTAAAACTCGGTCTCGAAGCTGATTATTTTCCAGGAGGGGAAGAAGAACTGTCAAAATTGCTTGGGGACTATCCATGGGATTTTGTTATTGGGTCTGTCCACTTTGTTAACGGTTGGGGGTTCGACAATCCAGAAACCATCCACATTTTTAATGAATGGGACACTCTTACTTTATATGCTCACTTTTACGGGACTGTAGAGAAAATGATTCGGTCAGGTTTGTTTGATTTTGTGGCTCATTTAGATAACTTAAAAGTCTTCAATGTACGTGCAGAAAACGAATCATTTACCCAAACGTGGCAAGAACGGATTGCCCAAGCTCTTATTGATACGGATACTGCAACTGAAATAAATGCTGGTCTTTATTACCGCTATCCTGTAAAAGAAATGTGCCCAGGGCCTGATTTTTTATCAATTCTTGTCAACAAAAATGTCTCATTTACTCTGTCCTCAGATGCTCATTTTCCAGATGATCTTGGAAATTATGTTGCCGAGAATGCGGGAGTCCTAAGGGAAATGGGGGTTAAGGGAGTTGCAACATTTGAAAAACGTAAAAGGATGATTAAACCGTTATAA
- a CDS encoding EutP/PduV family microcompartment system protein, translating to MKNRAMLIGSIGAGKSTLTNALLGREVKAVKTQSLLYFDWIVDTPGEYSENPFFYKNIMATALEVTHVLYLQDSTKKKMIFPHGFSTGINKLPIGVVTKSDSDKADIELAVSLLKKVMVNRGPIVITSSLKNEGIEEIKMLVGMNTIQEMKEYIDNHPSPYIFF from the coding sequence ATGAAGAATAGAGCAATGTTAATCGGTTCAATTGGTGCAGGAAAATCCACCTTAACAAATGCTCTCCTTGGCCGAGAAGTAAAAGCGGTAAAAACACAATCCCTACTATATTTTGATTGGATTGTGGATACTCCTGGTGAATATAGTGAAAACCCATTTTTTTATAAAAATATCATGGCAACTGCACTTGAGGTTACTCATGTCCTTTATTTACAGGATAGTACGAAGAAAAAGATGATTTTTCCTCATGGGTTTAGTACAGGGATAAATAAACTTCCGATTGGTGTCGTCACAAAGAGTGATTCCGATAAGGCAGATATCGAATTAGCTGTCTCCCTTTTAAAAAAGGTAATGGTGAACAGAGGGCCCATTGTGATTACATCTTCCCTTAAAAATGAGGGGATAGAGGAAATTAAAATGCTGGTGGGCATGAATACGATACAGGAAATGAAGGAGTATATCGACAATCATCCTTCCCCGTATATATTTTTTTGA
- a CDS encoding sensor histidine kinase, producing the protein MTNHEINAVYSLCKIHTDLSDDDIQKINDVVQNLSLIADLNQANVFIDCPTSERKHAIVVAEASPTTAKSVYKNPVVGKFAYETFEPAVFYALRTGKPIFLNHALTQEGKKVEQSVVPIEGINNRVIGTLIMEKDISDKLQNQDKLKTLTEANETLSELLLGIAENSPFIHEVIEESLFIIDSELRIQYANPSAMNLLFEMCSKEYKNGTSFLECFPNLHEVCLLPDELLIQEVTIKNKVFQMKKIGLVQNDNNSGSFIIFRDLTELREKERELTVKTVAIREIHHRVKNNLQTVASLLRLQMRRGIPEESRVHFIESLNRILSIASVYEIILSNSSIDDVEIFSLIEKIGNMLVCSDDHDSKNITITYSGPKLLIKSNVAVSVALVINELIQNCVKHAFTGLNEGEIAVTIQNHTAMIKVQVQDNGIGCQSTMKPSLGLDIVKMMIEHDLSGEFTIIGTSEGTIATVEFPLEREY; encoded by the coding sequence ATGACAAATCATGAAATAAATGCAGTGTATTCCCTGTGCAAAATACATACAGATCTCTCAGACGATGACATTCAAAAGATAAATGATGTGGTACAAAATCTATCATTAATTGCTGATTTAAATCAAGCAAATGTCTTTATCGATTGTCCAACTAGCGAAAGAAAGCATGCGATTGTGGTAGCGGAGGCTTCACCCACAACAGCTAAATCGGTATACAAAAATCCTGTCGTAGGTAAGTTTGCCTATGAAACGTTTGAACCAGCTGTTTTTTATGCACTTCGAACAGGAAAGCCCATCTTCTTGAACCATGCGTTAACACAAGAAGGGAAAAAAGTAGAGCAGAGTGTGGTGCCTATTGAAGGCATAAATAACCGGGTGATTGGGACGTTAATTATGGAAAAGGATATCAGTGATAAGCTTCAAAACCAAGATAAATTGAAAACGCTAACAGAGGCAAATGAGACTCTAAGTGAGCTTCTGCTCGGAATTGCTGAAAATAGTCCCTTTATCCATGAAGTGATTGAAGAGTCCTTGTTTATCATAGACTCTGAATTACGAATTCAATATGCAAACCCGTCTGCTATGAATCTATTGTTCGAAATGTGTTCCAAAGAGTATAAAAATGGCACTTCCTTTTTAGAATGTTTTCCTAACTTACATGAGGTTTGTTTGCTTCCTGACGAATTACTCATTCAAGAAGTAACGATAAAGAATAAAGTGTTTCAAATGAAAAAGATCGGCCTGGTCCAAAATGATAATAACAGTGGTTCCTTCATTATTTTTCGTGACCTGACTGAACTTAGGGAAAAGGAACGAGAACTTACAGTGAAGACAGTTGCTATTCGCGAAATCCATCACCGTGTGAAAAATAACCTCCAAACTGTTGCAAGCCTATTGCGGCTTCAAATGAGGAGAGGGATTCCAGAAGAAAGCAGGGTTCATTTTATTGAAAGTCTTAATCGGATATTAAGCATTGCTTCTGTATACGAAATCATCCTATCAAATTCTAGTATTGATGATGTTGAGATTTTTAGTTTAATTGAAAAAATAGGCAATATGTTGGTATGTAGTGATGACCATGATAGTAAAAATATTACAATCACATATTCAGGTCCTAAACTTTTAATAAAATCAAATGTTGCTGTCTCTGTTGCATTGGTCATTAATGAACTTATTCAGAATTGTGTTAAACATGCTTTTACTGGATTAAATGAAGGTGAAATTGCTGTAACCATTCAAAATCATACAGCTATGATTAAAGTTCAAGTTCAGGATAATGGTATAGGGTGTCAGTCTACTATGAAGCCGTCTTTAGGTTTGGATATTGTAAAAATGATGATAGAACATGATTTATCAGGTGAATTTACTATCATTGGAACAAGTGAGGGTACTATCGCCACAGTTGAATTCCCCTTAGAAAGGGAGTATTAA
- a CDS encoding ABC transporter substrate-binding protein has translation MKIKHLWKSILVTVLSISILSACSSGKKEEVKTDLPLDEIIQKAKKEGKINSLAMPDTWANWKETWEELTSEYGIKHKDTDMSSAEELAKFEADKENASGDIGDVGIAFGPIAVEKDLTIPYKTSYWNDIPDWAKDDKGHWIVGYTGTIAFLTDKNKVKNPPTSWEDLKNGDYKVSIGDALVASQAQFAILAAAYAYGGDEKNLQPGIDFYAELAKQGRLSGDPSVANIEKGEIEVAILWDFNALGYSSQIDKNRFEITIPKEASVTSGYATVINKYAKHPYAAMLTREYILSDAGQENLAKGFARPIRENAKLSDDVKALLLPDELYKNARPVGDQKAWAETTKTIPQLWQEKVLIHVK, from the coding sequence ATGAAAATCAAACATCTCTGGAAGAGTATTCTCGTCACAGTTTTGTCTATATCCATTTTGTCAGCTTGTTCATCAGGGAAAAAAGAGGAAGTGAAAACAGACCTTCCTTTAGATGAGATTATTCAGAAGGCGAAAAAAGAAGGGAAAATTAATTCACTCGCTATGCCAGACACATGGGCAAATTGGAAAGAAACTTGGGAAGAACTTACAAGTGAATACGGAATTAAACATAAAGATACAGATATGTCCAGTGCGGAAGAGTTGGCAAAGTTTGAAGCAGATAAAGAAAATGCGAGTGGGGATATAGGGGATGTTGGAATTGCTTTTGGACCAATCGCTGTAGAAAAAGATTTAACAATTCCCTATAAAACTTCTTATTGGAATGATATCCCCGATTGGGCAAAAGACGATAAGGGGCACTGGATTGTTGGCTACACTGGAACCATTGCTTTTCTAACTGATAAAAACAAAGTGAAAAATCCCCCAACTTCTTGGGAGGACCTTAAAAATGGAGATTATAAAGTGAGTATTGGGGACGCATTGGTGGCAAGTCAAGCACAGTTTGCTATTCTTGCAGCCGCTTATGCATACGGTGGAGATGAAAAGAATCTGCAGCCTGGTATTGATTTCTATGCTGAATTAGCAAAGCAAGGCCGTTTATCTGGGGATCCAAGTGTGGCAAATATTGAAAAAGGTGAGATTGAAGTTGCTATTCTTTGGGACTTTAATGCGTTAGGTTATAGTAGTCAAATTGATAAGAATCGATTTGAAATTACCATTCCAAAAGAAGCATCTGTTACATCAGGGTACGCAACTGTCATTAACAAATACGCCAAACATCCATACGCCGCCATGTTAACACGTGAATATATTTTATCTGATGCAGGGCAGGAAAATCTTGCAAAAGGGTTCGCAAGACCAATCCGTGAAAACGCAAAACTGTCCGATGATGTAAAGGCACTACTTTTACCAGATGAACTTTATAAGAATGCGCGTCCTGTCGGAGATCAAAAGGCATGGGCGGAGACAACAAAGACCATCCCACAATTGTGGCAGGAAAAGGTACTCATCCATGTCAAATAA
- a CDS encoding ethanolamine ammonia-lyase reactivating factor EutA codes for MKFTSPHKEEMISAGIDIGTSTTKVVISKFTLMNMAGGAHVPRIEIIDKQVVYRSPIYRTPLLSPTSIDIGKIEALVKDEYKKARVEPKDIKTGAVIITGETATKTNAEVMIHQLSDHAGEFLVATAGPDLEGIIAAKGSGAYEYSKSSGKVTANIDIGGGTANIAVYKSGRLCGTCTLHIGGRLIEFHDSKIKSISPPVKNLLNHWGTIINEGQSISVNQIKRITDFMADVIGRMLQKSLTKEDQFLLLGHEPNWQEDVEAIMFSGGVGECIYRYEDESANPAQYDDIGMVLAASLKENKLLHKWSWVKPEETVRATVLGAGLQTTEISGATIEVDSSQLPLKNLPVFQIRFDKNFNEVVDSISKKVTEAIELYDPQKEGQNFALYFSNLPYLRFREIDAWAESILQGLKQKPNRSQPVVLVLDRDYAKVLGQTINRKDSSQSVICIDQITVENGDYLDIGRVLESDVVPVIIKTLTFQNEERRTFR; via the coding sequence ATGAAATTTACTAGCCCACATAAAGAAGAAATGATCAGTGCTGGAATTGATATCGGAACGAGTACAACTAAAGTAGTGATTAGTAAGTTTACATTGATGAATATGGCTGGCGGGGCACATGTTCCTCGCATCGAGATAATTGATAAGCAGGTCGTTTATCGCAGTCCCATTTATCGAACACCACTTCTTTCTCCAACATCAATTGATATCGGGAAGATTGAGGCATTAGTAAAAGATGAATATAAAAAAGCAAGGGTTGAGCCTAAAGATATTAAAACCGGGGCTGTCATCATTACGGGAGAAACAGCAACGAAGACAAATGCAGAAGTAATGATCCACCAGCTATCGGATCATGCCGGTGAATTTTTGGTAGCCACAGCCGGACCAGATCTAGAAGGGATCATTGCTGCAAAGGGTTCTGGTGCCTATGAGTACTCGAAATCATCAGGAAAAGTCACTGCCAATATTGATATCGGTGGAGGAACAGCAAATATAGCCGTTTATAAATCAGGGCGACTTTGTGGCACTTGTACACTCCATATAGGCGGTAGACTTATAGAATTTCATGACTCAAAAATCAAAAGTATTTCTCCACCTGTGAAGAATCTGCTTAATCATTGGGGGACAATCATAAATGAGGGACAATCCATAAGTGTAAATCAAATAAAGAGAATTACTGATTTTATGGCTGATGTGATTGGAAGGATGCTACAAAAGTCGCTTACGAAAGAAGATCAATTCCTTTTATTAGGTCATGAACCTAATTGGCAGGAAGATGTAGAGGCTATTATGTTTTCAGGAGGAGTTGGTGAATGTATCTATCGTTATGAAGACGAGTCTGCTAACCCAGCCCAATATGATGACATCGGCATGGTACTGGCTGCTTCCTTGAAAGAAAACAAGCTCTTACATAAATGGTCATGGGTCAAGCCGGAGGAAACTGTAAGGGCAACCGTCTTAGGTGCAGGGTTGCAAACAACGGAAATCAGCGGGGCGACCATTGAAGTAGATAGTAGCCAATTGCCTCTTAAGAATTTGCCGGTTTTTCAAATCCGATTTGACAAAAATTTTAACGAGGTAGTGGATTCTATTTCGAAAAAGGTGACAGAAGCAATTGAACTATATGATCCCCAGAAGGAAGGTCAGAATTTTGCCCTATATTTTTCGAATCTACCCTATTTACGCTTTCGAGAAATTGACGCATGGGCAGAATCCATCCTTCAAGGGTTAAAGCAAAAACCTAATCGATCGCAGCCCGTGGTCCTTGTTTTAGATAGAGATTATGCAAAAGTACTCGGACAAACGATTAATCGGAAAGATTCTTCGCAATCGGTCATTTGCATAGATCAAATTACCGTTGAAAATGGTGACTATTTAGACATTGGGCGCGTACTAGAATCAGATGTCGTTCCGGTTATCATAAAAACCTTAACATTCCAGAATGAAGAAAGGAGGACTTTCAGGTGA
- a CDS encoding alkaline phosphatase family protein, translated as MSNNRLVLIVIDALRFDTACSHMGFMHHLVENKKVARFEVRSELPALSRPLYETILTGTPPHVHGITGNQVVRLTKQTSLFHLAKSSGKSTAAAAYYWVSELYNRAPFQRGEDRIQLDQEHPIENGIFYFEDHYPDNHLFADALWLLKEKEPDFLYIHPMNVDDDGHKYTAESVEYRNRVMAVDAILAQFLPICQERGYDIIVTADHGMTADGNHGGNTVADRHVPLFIFSEKVKPGIYKEVVSQLQIAPLACHLLGIVVSKDMVPFLIPVKNEIKGKDLVL; from the coding sequence ATGTCAAATAACCGATTGGTTTTAATTGTAATTGATGCCCTGCGTTTTGATACTGCTTGTTCACACATGGGTTTTATGCATCATCTTGTGGAAAATAAAAAAGTTGCACGCTTTGAAGTTCGTTCTGAATTACCCGCATTGTCACGTCCGCTTTACGAGACCATATTGACTGGAACTCCACCACATGTACATGGTATTACTGGCAACCAGGTTGTTAGATTAACTAAACAAACCAGCCTATTTCATTTAGCCAAAAGCAGCGGGAAATCAACCGCTGCTGCGGCTTATTATTGGGTTAGTGAGTTGTACAATCGTGCACCTTTCCAAAGGGGTGAGGACCGTATTCAATTAGATCAAGAGCACCCAATTGAAAATGGAATTTTTTATTTTGAGGACCATTACCCTGATAACCATTTGTTTGCCGACGCACTTTGGCTATTAAAAGAAAAGGAACCCGACTTTTTATATATCCATCCCATGAATGTAGATGATGATGGTCATAAGTATACTGCTGAATCTGTTGAATATAGGAATCGTGTAATGGCCGTCGACGCTATTTTAGCTCAGTTTTTGCCGATTTGTCAGGAGCGGGGCTATGACATTATCGTAACGGCTGATCACGGTATGACAGCAGATGGTAATCATGGGGGTAACACGGTTGCGGACCGACATGTACCGCTATTTATTTTTTCTGAAAAAGTAAAGCCAGGTATTTATAAGGAGGTTGTTTCACAGTTGCAAATAGCTCCTCTTGCCTGTCATTTACTAGGAATAGTAGTGTCCAAGGATATGGTGCCATTTCTTATTCCTGTAAAAAATGAGATAAAAGGAAAGGATTTGGTGCTGTGA
- a CDS encoding ABC transporter permease subunit: MLPFLAMVLLFFIVPMLYMLISSFTSASTGITVEHYKNALTDSYILQGFKNSITLSLLSAFIALIASLLSVYTIMRFSESLREKILILSNLTSTFSGVPLAFAFIILLGNSGLFTLLFKKWGVDFSSSFSLYSWSGLLLVYIYFQLPLALMLLYPIYYGIQDRWKEAASLLGASPFVFWWKIGIPILLPGIAGTFSVLFANAMGAYASAYALTASSYNLASIKIGSLIKGDIFAQPEFACAIAVLLGATMVSAMLLNEWFIKKSRKDLAQP, translated from the coding sequence ATGTTGCCCTTCTTGGCAATGGTTTTGTTATTCTTTATTGTCCCCATGCTGTATATGTTAATTAGTAGCTTTACGTCAGCATCTACAGGAATCACAGTTGAACATTACAAAAACGCATTAACGGATAGCTATATTTTGCAAGGGTTTAAGAATAGTATAACCTTGTCATTATTGTCTGCTTTTATAGCGCTTATAGCATCACTCCTATCTGTTTACACGATTATGCGCTTTTCGGAATCTTTAAGAGAAAAAATACTAATATTATCAAACCTCACTTCCACTTTTTCGGGCGTACCACTTGCATTTGCCTTTATTATCCTACTAGGAAATAGTGGTCTCTTCACCCTTCTTTTTAAAAAATGGGGAGTAGATTTTTCATCCTCGTTTTCTTTATATAGCTGGAGCGGGCTGTTATTAGTCTATATTTATTTTCAGCTTCCTTTAGCGCTCATGCTGCTTTATCCCATTTATTATGGGATTCAGGACAGATGGAAGGAAGCTGCTTCACTGCTTGGAGCATCACCATTTGTTTTTTGGTGGAAAATTGGCATCCCAATATTACTGCCGGGAATTGCGGGAACATTTAGTGTGCTCTTTGCCAATGCCATGGGCGCTTATGCATCCGCTTATGCATTAACTGCAAGTAGTTATAATTTAGCCTCGATTAAAATTGGATCTTTGATAAAAGGAGATATTTTTGCACAGCCTGAATTTGCTTGTGCTATTGCTGTGTTACTTGGAGCGACAATGGTATCTGCCATGTTGCTAAATGAGTGGTTTATCAAGAAGTCTAGAAAGGATTTGGCCCAGCCATGA
- a CDS encoding BMC domain-containing protein, with protein MSEEKKRFIQEFVPGKQVTLSHLIANPDPDMFEKLGIQESGALGILTLTPSETVIIAGDIATKAANVKLGFLDRFTGSLVIVGNVSEVDMAMREINRFLADTLHYTPAQITKS; from the coding sequence ATGAGTGAAGAGAAAAAGAGATTTATTCAAGAATTTGTCCCTGGTAAACAAGTAACATTAAGCCATTTAATTGCAAATCCAGATCCAGATATGTTTGAGAAATTGGGTATCCAGGAAAGTGGTGCATTAGGAATCCTAACATTAACACCGAGTGAAACGGTTATTATTGCCGGAGATATAGCAACAAAGGCAGCAAATGTAAAATTAGGCTTCCTCGATCGCTTTACAGGCAGCTTAGTCATTGTCGGGAATGTATCTGAAGTAGATATGGCCATGAGGGAAATCAACCGGTTTCTTGCTGATACCCTTCACTATACACCAGCGCAAATTACAAAGTCTTAA
- a CDS encoding ABC transporter permease subunit — MKRFNSFVFAITSLYLALPIISTALYAISTEWNRTVFPEGLTLKWISSLFNDLRFIEAFGRSVILSGSAVILAVILMIPAILIIVIYYPKYEKWIQSMVVMVYAFPPIILAVGLINSYSGTGLSMVLILLGAYVIGILPFMYQGTRNSLRNFNARELMDAAELLGAGKLEAFRRVLLPSIYPGIFVASILSFSVLFGEFVLVNLVVGSQFETVQIFLIAVLKSNGHIASAVVLIYIILMGATTVITAFLAKKSEGVTRG; from the coding sequence ATGAAAAGGTTTAATAGTTTCGTATTTGCCATTACCAGTTTATACCTGGCTTTGCCGATAATTTCAACCGCTCTTTACGCGATTTCAACTGAATGGAATAGAACAGTGTTTCCTGAGGGCCTAACACTAAAATGGATTTCTTCCTTATTCAATGATCTACGATTTATCGAAGCTTTTGGTAGATCAGTAATCCTTTCTGGAAGTGCGGTCATATTAGCAGTTATTCTAATGATTCCAGCTATATTGATTATTGTGATTTACTATCCTAAATATGAGAAGTGGATTCAATCTATGGTTGTGATGGTCTATGCGTTCCCACCTATCATTCTAGCTGTCGGCTTGATCAATTCATATTCAGGTACAGGCCTTTCTATGGTCCTTATTTTGTTGGGGGCCTATGTAATTGGTATTCTGCCATTTATGTATCAGGGGACTCGAAATAGTTTAAGAAACTTTAATGCAAGAGAATTAATGGATGCAGCAGAGCTATTAGGGGCTGGAAAACTGGAGGCCTTTAGGCGTGTCTTACTACCATCCATCTATCCAGGAATTTTCGTTGCATCAATCTTATCCTTTTCTGTTCTTTTTGGAGAATTTGTATTAGTTAATTTAGTGGTAGGTTCACAATTTGAAACGGTTCAAATATTTTTAATTGCCGTTTTAAAATCTAATGGTCATATTGCTAGTGCAGTTGTACTAATATATATCATTCTTATGGGGGCTACAACTGTTATTACTGCATTTTTAGCGAAAAAGTCGGAAGGGGTTACCCGCGGATGA
- a CDS encoding ABC transporter ATP-binding protein codes for MSYVLLQDIKKIYHETPVLSGIDMEVNKGEFVTLLGPSGCGKSTILRILAGLTEATSGSVYIDGKDMRNVAPKNREIGMVFQSYALFPNMTVEDNVAFGLKMKKVPQSEVKERVDHILDVVHLTEKKAAYPNHLSGGQQQRVALARSLVVRPKVLLLDEPLSALDAQIRKRLQTDLRNIQREMEMTMILVTHDQEEAMAVSDHIFVMKTGKIAQRGTPIDIYTRPESEFIARFIGNYNIILREQLEKLIERHLGNDFGKYAIRPEAIHFSQTPSSYHMRAEAIDSTMHGNVIRTIFEAESIRFSCERLHHGTGTLQKGKIYDCFIEPEDVVGLK; via the coding sequence ATGAGTTATGTACTGCTTCAGGATATAAAAAAGATATACCATGAAACACCTGTATTATCTGGTATTGACATGGAAGTGAATAAGGGTGAATTTGTTACACTTCTTGGACCGAGTGGGTGTGGGAAAAGTACCATATTACGTATCTTAGCAGGGTTAACAGAAGCAACTTCAGGATCTGTTTATATTGATGGTAAAGATATGAGAAATGTAGCACCTAAGAATAGAGAAATAGGAATGGTGTTTCAGTCCTATGCATTGTTTCCAAATATGACGGTGGAGGATAATGTGGCTTTTGGACTTAAAATGAAAAAGGTTCCACAGTCAGAGGTTAAAGAGAGGGTAGATCACATCCTAGATGTTGTACACCTTACTGAAAAAAAGGCCGCATATCCTAACCATTTATCTGGTGGCCAGCAACAACGAGTTGCCTTAGCTCGATCTCTAGTCGTACGTCCAAAAGTATTGTTATTAGATGAACCCCTAAGTGCTCTAGATGCACAAATTCGCAAGCGGCTTCAAACAGATTTACGCAACATCCAAAGAGAGATGGAAATGACAATGATACTTGTTACTCATGACCAAGAGGAAGCAATGGCTGTTTCGGATCACATTTTTGTAATGAAGACAGGGAAAATTGCCCAGAGGGGAACCCCTATTGACATCTATACAAGGCCAGAATCAGAATTTATTGCGAGATTTATAGGGAATTACAATATTATCCTACGAGAACAATTAGAAAAACTAATAGAACGTCATTTAGGGAATGACTTTGGAAAATACGCCATACGTCCGGAAGCTATTCACTTTAGTCAAACACCTTCATCCTATCATATGCGGGCTGAAGCGATTGATTCTACGATGCACGGTAATGTGATTCGAACTATTTTTGAAGCGGAGAGTATCCGTTTTTCTTGCGAGCGTTTGCATCATGGGACAGGAACCTTACAAAAGGGGAAAATTTATGACTGCTTTATAGAGCCAGAAGATGTGGTGGGACTTAAATGA
- a CDS encoding DeoR/GlpR family DNA-binding transcription regulator — MNVIKEERQKTILKRLEGEKKIWVSKLADILDVTPETIRRDLADLENKELLTRVHGGAVTFIPSQKELAFQRKLDLNREAKIKIAARAAQYINNGDFIAIDVGTTTVHIADMIQNLENITVVTNSIAAAERFNLALEEKRMTGRVIMLGGITNPEQSSVAGAMTLEMLSQMKINKSFISCGGVTKTTIYEYDLDESLVSAEMVKQSTSTFLLTDDSKVGKSSFFSICSIDMVDEIITNRHCPHDWVKSLNRNTIKWTSIS; from the coding sequence ATGAATGTGATAAAAGAAGAAAGACAAAAAACAATTTTAAAAAGGTTAGAGGGTGAGAAAAAAATCTGGGTCTCTAAACTTGCTGACATACTAGATGTGACTCCAGAAACGATTCGCCGTGACCTTGCCGATCTAGAAAATAAAGAACTGTTAACAAGGGTTCATGGTGGGGCGGTAACCTTTATTCCTTCACAAAAGGAATTAGCTTTTCAACGTAAGCTCGATTTGAATAGGGAGGCAAAAATAAAAATTGCAGCAAGGGCCGCACAGTATATTAACAATGGAGATTTTATTGCTATTGATGTAGGGACAACAACCGTTCATATCGCTGATATGATACAAAACTTAGAAAATATTACTGTTGTAACTAATTCAATTGCAGCAGCAGAAAGATTCAATTTGGCATTAGAAGAAAAAAGAATGACGGGGAGGGTCATAATGCTTGGTGGTATAACAAATCCGGAGCAATCTTCCGTTGCAGGAGCCATGACCCTTGAAATGCTTTCGCAAATGAAAATTAACAAATCGTTTATTTCATGTGGCGGAGTAACAAAAACGACTATTTATGAATATGACCTTGATGAATCACTTGTTTCAGCGGAGATGGTTAAACAGAGTACGTCCACCTTTTTACTGACAGATGATTCGAAAGTAGGTAAGTCATCTTTTTTTTCCATCTGTTCTATAGATATGGTAGATGAAATTATTACCAATAGACACTGTCCCCATGATTGGGTGAAATCACTAAATCGTAATACTATTAAATGGACATCGATTAGTTAA
- a CDS encoding response regulator: MKKRIMVVEDESIVRLDVSLMLKDAGYEVVAEAADGEKAVELAFQLKPDLIIMDIKMPKLNGLKASEIISNKFDIPILLLTAYSQKEYIEKAKQANILGYLVKPISEASLIPAVEIALRQAENTSLYKEKVEEMNKELENRKLIEKAKGILMKQLNLPEETAYNKMRSISMKKQLPLEKVAKYILLKYPS, from the coding sequence TTGAAAAAACGAATAATGGTAGTAGAAGACGAGTCAATCGTTCGCTTGGATGTTTCACTCATGTTAAAGGATGCGGGGTATGAGGTTGTTGCCGAAGCAGCTGATGGGGAAAAGGCTGTTGAATTAGCTTTTCAACTAAAACCTGATTTAATCATCATGGATATAAAAATGCCAAAGTTGAATGGGCTGAAAGCCAGTGAAATTATTTCTAACAAATTTGATATTCCTATTCTTCTTTTAACTGCTTATAGCCAAAAGGAATATATTGAAAAAGCAAAACAGGCCAATATTTTAGGTTACTTAGTGAAACCCATTTCTGAAGCCAGTTTAATCCCTGCAGTTGAGATCGCTCTAAGGCAGGCAGAAAACACAAGCCTTTACAAAGAAAAAGTAGAAGAAATGAATAAAGAACTGGAAAATCGCAAATTAATTGAAAAAGCAAAAGGAATTTTAATGAAACAATTGAATTTACCAGAAGAAACGGCTTACAATAAGATGAGAAGCATCAGTATGAAAAAACAGCTCCCATTGGAAAAGGTAGCTAAGTACATTCTCTTGAAATACCCCAGTTAG